GCGTGCCAATTTAAAAAACAGAATATCGAGAAAAACGCGTTTAAAATTTTCGGTAGCATTTTTCAAAGTATCCAGTTTAAAATTCGCTGTAAAAATTGAGTCCAATGTTCCAGGACCGTACAGTCAAAAATTACGACTAAAAAATTTACGGAGCACATTTAATAACCTTGACACGTACTACTGATTTATGGAAAATCAATTTATGAATAATTTTAAACATCTCTAAGAGCATatcgatgatattaaataacATAAAGCCAGCTCGCAGTTTTACGAATTATCACCGGGCATACTTTCTCCTCCATAAACAATATGGGACGTATTAATTACGATCCTCTCTGATCGTCCATTTTGCCGGACGAAGAACGACGAGCCCAACTGCTTCGCCGGCAACTTTCTTGTCGGACGGTAGCGGCAACGGTACTTCGGGACGAAAGCTAAGTCAATAAACATTCGTTGGAAACGATCGTTAGCCTTAATGGTCTTCGTTGAGCTCACGTGACAATTTGTCTTATAATAACTCATCGATCTATTATAATAAAATCACGGTCGTCGAAGACAGAGGCGATTATCTCGCGTGTTATCACTTCGCGACTGCTGCAAAGGCGGGAAGGGTGATAgtgattactagactgcggatgtttatgcaaaataaaaattgtctgcatcgattgcaagatgtAAGAGCCGTGCACAAGTTGTTTTCTTTCTTCGATAATTTCAAAAGGTCCAAATTAATACATCAAGATTCTTAGTTACTTTGAATCTTCTCACTGATTGAAATTAAtactactaatactaatattgaaattaaattctgACATAAATCCATAAACATCCGCGGTCTAGTGATAATTACAGTGCGATTGACTTTTACACAACCAGCCGAAAAGGAGAAGGAAACGGAAGCAATTAAACAGAAGCAAAAAAGAGCGGACCGACGTGAACCAAAATGGCGGCCGGTGGGACGCGGAGACGTGAGTGATAACCGCGGAAAAGATCGATCGTCCGTGTAAGAGGAAGGCGTCGATTTCCGCGTCGTCTTCGGGAAAGGCGTCGTGACGCAAGCCCGAGGAACTTTCACTATTCTTAAACAGCCACTATTCAAGATGAGGACGACTGTCAAatgatctctctttctctctcgctttctcgccTTCTTCGCCTTCTTCGCCTTCTGTCGCCAAGCCACCTCTCTTCAAGAACGTCCCCGAGGTCGAGAGCTTCTTCAGCCTTCAGGATTTACTTTCATGAAAACAAGAGTCACCAATTACTCTTGCTAGCAAACCAGCTGGCGTTCCGCGTACCGTTTAGCCATGTTTACGAATCGGAAAAACGAACGCTGATTTCCCCTGAAGAGGTTCCATCCGGTGTCGGAGTTCGTTGTGCTGTTTTAAAATTAACAGGATCGAGATTCGCCGAGAGACGTCCTAAGAAAATGGTAACTGTGGACATCGTATCTGAAACAAACACGTCAAATTCAGAAAAAGGGTATTTGAATGAAGTAGTGGGAAGATGTTTTCTCGTACAATTTAGTCCTAAATGTTGATCATTGAGAATTTAGTGAACAGCGATCACATATCGGACGACGCAGAGCCATTTGGCCACTTGTTCGCTAATTGTCAAAGGCTCGTTGACGATTTTCAATCGGATGGGAAACATTCTTAGCAAAATGATGGACACCGCATCTGAAATAAAGACATCGTTTCAACAAAAATGATTCCCCATAaaatagactacggattttttggatttatattaaaaatgggtcgatgaaatttatataatatttatattatgtttatattatatattataatatatataatatattatatattatatatacattataatattatttatattatattatattatattatgatatttatataatattcaacGAATTTAAGGACGCCTATGTATTATTTCCAGCTCGTtggaattattaaagaaaaagagaaattttcGTTTCACCGATCTTCGTTGTAATTGACGAAGATaagtttcatttcgcatgaagatTCGTTCTTAAACTTAGATAATTTAATCTGAGATCGgacctatttaaaaaaaaattatttggcAAACTAAACAAATTCCAGCGCGTTTGCGAAAACAAATTTTGTTTTTTGGTATACAATTACAGCTCAAAAGCGTTGTTCAAAAGTATTGTAATTGGAAAACAAGAGGTTCAATCCCCGGAGAAAGTTGTAACGAAAAAAAGTGGGCTTTGTTCCAAGTCGATTAGTCAATTAGTTTCagagttacagtaaattctttctaattaacgctcagattgtgcacaaaaatggacaatattggaaaagaagatacgattattcgagaaaaattgcaagaaaaatgacaagaaaataaacgattttaatACGCCTGCTTCTAATGGATCTAACTTTGACCACTTCGTTATTGACATTCAAAGTAACAATAATTGATCttgattttttatttaacgCTTTTATGTCAATAACGACGCAACAAACATTAGCGAGACCGTTAAGAGTGATTACGTGAGTTTCAATAGGCATAATAATGATTAGAAATTACTAGAAAGCAATCGTCTACTAGTTTACTGTTTACTTACTAGTTTCATGACTTGCTAATCCTATATGATTGAACAAAAATCGAGCATTTGAAGAGTCATTCGCAGAAAATGATAGCACGTAATCATTGGAGATTCACTAAAGAACAATATCTTAGGGGAAGAATGCTTTTGAAGGAGaatgttaaccccttgccgtaccattatcTACGCAGTTGCAATGATTAGAATTTTTgttattgcaataatttcttaaaagTAGACGACAATATATCGTGTCCAAACATTTACTCGAATGATTGAATACGGTCGATGAGAAAACGGAATTTGATTCCGACTTGAAAGAACGGAGCAACATTTATACTTGTCAGGTTATTGCTACAAGTCTTTATCGCGAGACgtactcgtcaaagtacggcaaggggttaatcgcAGCGGCGAACCAGCTGACGGGAGGACCTGACGAAAGCGTAATACGCGTTGTTAAATAGCCGTAACGTCTTCCTGGACAGGTGGGCAGAAAAAGAGGCCGATGAGTCAAGGGTAAACCGTCGGCGAAGGTTCACCGACCCCGTCGCCGGCTGGAAAGCAAAATGCCGGAGGTGGGGGCCGCGGTGGTGACCGAAATTCGTTCCGATTTTTCGAAGGAGGTCGTCGAATGACCTTTCGAGCGTCGCATCATACCCTTAATCCTACGGCGGTCGTTGCAGGAAGCCGAAAAATCGCTCCGCGTGAAAGTTGCCTCCTGGCAGACGTTCTCTTCGCTTCTCTgcctttcattctctctctttctctctctctctctctttctctcactctctcacgtCTCTCCCTCTCGTTCCCTCCCGGCTGTTAGTTTTCCAGGGTTTCTCAGGTAAGATTTCTTACGAGAGCATCTTCTCAGCTGCGTAAGAACGTGAGAGAGAGCTCGCTTTCGTTTCCTCCTTCTTCCTTTCCCGACGCTAACTCATTCCGCTTTCCCCACGATTCATGCTCGCCGAACGAATCATCCTTGGCCTCttcccttttctctctctctctctctctctctctcgctctcctcctcctcctccttctcgtCCATTGATCCTATCGGCGATTTCGTTTTCTTTGTTCCTGCGGGTCCCTTCCACCCGATGCGTTGAAGGCTCCCGATCGAACGCCATTTTCGGTACCCACGACTTTCTGATACCCTTTGGAACAGGATTAGCGGCTTCGTGAAACTGGTAGAAAGAGCAATCTGTCAGTTGGACGTGGCATAACTGATCCGCATATGATACATGAATCGAAACTCTATCTTACCTGTCAAATTTCTCCATTTTATTGCGAACGTGTACAATTTTCTAACATCGCCTTTGCTCGTTCAAGTTGAAATGGTCCCAAAGGTCTCCAATATTCTGGAACACACattttatagaataatatataataaataataatatataatatataataaataaactataataatagaatataataatataatatctagcTCTATTTCGGTAAGAATATATTTTCTAAAGTGGCAGCCATTAATCGAAATTATAAAAGGGTCCTAAAAATCTGAACAAGTACTGGAATACGAATTTTGTCGAATATGGTTCGTTCCGCAGGGGTATTGCAAGAGTTCTCCTGGATAGTTTCGTCCCGAATAGCATGGAAATGGCGTCGGTTGCTAGTCGGACGTGAGCAATGCGTGACCCAGCCAGTCTCGACGCGAGAATGAATGCAACAGATGAGGTCGCGGAATGTGCAGGTCCCGGTGGCAGCAATCACAGCGGTCTAGAATTTTCCTCGATGTCCTCGTTCCGACGATTTTGCGAAATTTCGCGCGTGGTAGGGGGCGAGACGTACCGGAGGAACCGCGGACGATCTAATCCGTGGGTTCCCCTTTTCAGCAAACCGTGAATTTCAAGTCGGCAGGCACCATTTATAATCTTATAAGTGACCAGACCGTGTCACCTCGCTGGAAATTACTGATCTCGTCGATTGCGTAACTGCCGGCCATTTTAATATTGAAGATATAGCTCTAGCTCCGATATTATCTGAAATATAATatcagtttaaaaaaaaaacagtactTATAGTCAAAACGTGATATAAAATTTTACCTTGTTAAAAATGATTGAATTCGTCGGCCATTTTGGTACCAAAAACAAGCTTTTTTTATcttcaatattattttaaacataataatattaattctaAAAGCATTGCTTACATTCAAAAAGTGAAATCAAATCTTACTTTATTAAACAAAAAATTATTGATTTTGTCGATTACATATCTTTTAGTCATTTTAGTATTAAAAACATGCGTTTTCGTCTACGATATTATTTTaaacttaataatattaatttcaaaAAGAGTACTTAATTTTGCAACTGAAGATTTCTTTATGTATATATAAGTTGCAAAATTAAGTACTCTTtttgaaattaatattatatattatatatatataatattatataatattatatattaatattataattatgtttaGAATATGAGGATTTGCAAAAATGGCGCACGGATAATGAAGGAAGAGAGATATCCATCGCGGGTTTATTAAACAATGAGGAAGTGCAATAAGAATTTGTAAATTGCATCGTCTCGATGTTTCACGATTTGAGAGTCTCTTGCGAAAAATCAATCGGTACAATGTACGGGGAAAACGAGGATCGACCGGAAGTGATAGATCCACGATCCACGGCGCCGATCAGCCCGAGCGCAATTAAACGTTATTCCACGTAGATGCTGACTAAGAAAAAGGAAAGTAGTGAAACGCAATTGGTATTTTGCTATTATGCAGCTTATCGGCTTGTTCTCGAGAACGTTTATTGGCCTTTTGACCTTAGCTTTCACTCGATTAGGTCCTTTTCTTCCTTGTTTCACTGACCGAGCTCACCTACGGTGTCCAGCTTAGGCGAACTCTCGCGTGCACGATCATTCTTATCGATCTACAACGTTAACATTACTCCTATTCTCGTTATTATTGCGCAACGGGCCACGATTGCGCGAGATGCCAATTACCGTCGACTTCATGATTTATTCGACTgctgttttctttctttttcatgCAAATCCGTTGTTAACGCTTGAATAATTTTCTTCCAAGTGATAGTACCGACAAACATTGTTCGACTATGTTCATTGAAATAACTGATTTGTTTACAGATAACATTGCTGTCGCTAATGAATTTAATGTCATTTAAAATTATCCCATGATTAAATGGGATAAAGTTGGGATAATTAATCCTAACATTAAATTTATCCCATGATTCTAGTAGGAGCGCCAAATCATTGCCGGCAATCTCAAGCTTTAACTAATTTGTTATGAAGCAGCTAGACTTAATCTACAGCGTTAACTAATTTCATTGTAAACCGGTTACATGTAGCCTATGGTATGCagctgaaaatttttgtaaaccaGCTAGATAAGTATTGATCTAGCTCAGTTGCTAATCGACAAATGAAACTTTTATCTTAAGTAAAAATGATAATTATACAACACGAGAATTTTAATATCTTGTGCTGGTAATTATACTTCTTTGCAATCAGTAATTTGCTTTTCGAGTGTGTACTGTTCTCATGAAATAGATTATGAAACGCTAAATATGCATTACAGCGATTAAATAAGATTTTCCTACTTTCACAAATTTGTATTGCTTGTGTGCCATAAAGAACGTTAGATAACATAGCAACGCCTTGAATGCACTTATATATGTACAATGAAAAGCGTAATTTTAAATGCTTTCAATGTTAGCCAGAAGCTGTGATTACTGTCCTGACAGCATTGCTGTCATCGGATAAGTACAGGTCACCGGCGCAATTGTCGCCATTGATTGCTATCTCGATTGTTACTTCAATCATTACGACACCGGTATAATTACGGTTTTCATCGCGGGACAATGTTCCTCACTCTGCCAGTCAGCCACTGTGCATTATTCAAACAAAAAGTAACCGTCATTCTGCATGCAACTACACAAacagaaaatgattaaatagGACTTTTAAACATATTAAGACAGTCAATTAACATTATTAATCAGTTTAAAATAGATAAAtgcatttttttcttctttatgaagaaaattttattcattataACAAATTCGCGAAACTTTTGCTAATCACTTCACAGGGCGAGGTTGCAGGAAAGGAAAATTCGAAAGACATTAAATAAAGTAAATtctaacaataaaaatatatattcaattCGTCCATTAATAAAATTCGTACCAATCGTACTTTAATGCAAAAATACTTAGGATCTAATGATCATTTCACAAACATGTTTTACAAATTTAAGTAGATTGTCGAAAACGGAATGAATATTTCCTAAAACATATTTGTACGTATCAAGTTACTGCAAAAGTTTTGTTTGTAGAGTCTGAGTTACCAAACAGCCAATGACAAGATAAAATAGTGTTGATATTAAAATAAAGATTAACGAACAAAACTGTTTCAGTTCTCAATACTCTACAATCTGGTAAAAGCTAAACTTGGCCAGCACAGATTTTCATAACCGTCCTCAACATATGTTataaaatcatcgaaaaatgcCTCATACAGGAAAACAGACCTTACATAttaaaagtaaaaagaaatatttttcttataaaaaaGTTTGCTTATaataaaaagtattttaatTACCTAGCATTTAAGAAGTGAGATAGAGTAACTCAGACTCACGTGGCGACTTGTGAGCAAGTAGTAACAAGTAGCAGTTGTAACAATTTGACCTTGAAATTCAAAATTAAATATCCTGCTTTCCATGTTTAAATAGCACATTGAAAAGTCAGATAGTCGTCACAACTAAGATTTATTTAACTATTATCAAACATTcctttcgataaaaaaaaaacttcaaATTTCAAAGTCAATACGAGAATGTAAGAACCTTAACTAAGTTGTGTCATTTGGCCACAACTATGTAAAAACAATTCGATTCTTACCGGAAATCCTTCACCAACTATAATCACATTCATTGGCCGAGGATATAACATTTCAGTGACAATGCCATAAATTGTAAACGAAACCGCTATACGATTCAATAAGAACCATAGGCCTTATAGTTTTGTACATACGACATTTGCAATGTAAATATAGAACTGTTTGTTAACAGAACGCTGACATTGGATTCGCTTTAATGATATTCATAATATGTAGTGATAATACACATCGGTGTTATTCCATAAATAGAATATACTTATCATAATAAAAGTTAAgtcgttaaaaaatatatagattTCTTCTTTAAGAATTACGGCTTCGAATTGCAAATGTACCATTGCGCTCACGAAATAATAGGAAAGGTACACGCTAAATTGATTACACTTTATCTATACtatctctttctattttctatCACATAAGAGATATGGCCGATATCCCCGTCAGGAGAATCCCTTCAACTAGTCTTCAATTActacataataattatatattgatattattcaTGTTTTGAAAATAACTTATTGTGCTAAATATACTTTGTAGAATTGTGCATCTTTGATAATAGACAGACCTGTGCGTTTGTCAATgtgattataatttaatttacaaGTGATTAAAAAAGGAATTAAGAGATTTAAGACTCTCTAATTGAAGAACTTATACATATTCACTGTTTTCAATGTTTTGTGGCTTTGAGTACAATGCTCAAACAAAAGTAATATGTTTCACTTACGGGAAATGTACCAGTAACGAGATATGCTATCATGAGGAAACAATGAATGTGATAATAGATTAATAGTTCCTACCTAAATCAAGTGGTTTCACCACATGTAATAAGTTCTAACAATTTCTTCAATTTCGTGTAAAAATAACTTTGTATCTATACTTCAGGTGTGTTAAAGACCGTTCTGAATTATATTGAAGGCAGCGCCGAGGGCCCAACTCAATTCATGTCCAGTTATCTTCTTGTACAGCTGTTATCCGATCAAAAGTGAGTATTAGGTTAACATATAATTGACTAGCATTttagatatacatataaatcatatacacttacatataattttgttgtAGGTGCCAAGCCAAACCCGTCACGTAAAAGAAcataaataaatgttaaatCAAGGCAAATGAAGGGCTGATCAGTATTTGGATAATCGCAGACGGACTTTGCCATTTCGAGTAGTGCGCTTACTTGAACAACTCCACCAAAAAAGGGGTCCACAAGACCGACCTAAAATATTAGTAACTTGAAACTGTATCTTTTACATTAAACAGTTCATATTTAGTCAGAAACGTAAAGCTGTATCAATGTATTACCTCTGTAGCACGATCAAAGTAATATGAAAATGCATAGATCTCATGGTCCTTCAAACCTTCTGGTTTATTTTTAATTCCTTTAACATACTTTTCAATGATGTTCAAGCATGCTTGAAAATTAACAATTGGTCTATCTACTTCGCCACCAGCGAAATTTTGATTCTTCACTAACTTGTGTGCTCCACTAATGGGACCTTTGACTAGGTAATTAAGTCCTCCGTAACTCCATTCGGTGGAAACTATTGGATTTACACATTCCGATCGTATTTCTGAGGTTGCTCGCGGATTTACGTTGTCTAAATTTAATCCGTGTGTTATAATCTC
This genomic stretch from Megalopta genalis isolate 19385.01 chromosome 5, iyMegGena1_principal, whole genome shotgun sequence harbors:
- the LOC117222402 gene encoding uncharacterized protein LOC117222402, which codes for MSYYKTNCHVSSTKTIKANDRFQRMFIDLAFVPKYRCRYRPTRKLPAKQLGSSFFVRQNGRSERIVINTSHIVYGGENAALSSDHVVEDEYKTGSLFNERRIGGFATETREIKAISTAPASPIREYSERGCVIAVIKKH